A single region of the Anaerococcus urinomassiliensis genome encodes:
- the priA gene encoding primosomal protein N' gives MIDSKSRFLNRPFTYRIPEKFNKKIDIAMRVLVPFGKGNKTSVAFVYEILEDVNLDFETKDILEIIDQKPLISKELIDLAFFMSQKYMSPIQASLSQVMPPTEIKNIMTFYQSNGEDIGEFTEFLKKPRTMEDIIEEFGDAKDDIISLLDDEKILVSYDIKKTQKISYDQYAKLVDNSNAKVSGNAIKQKEIVKYLKENGPSSVKEILMQTKSSKSSINSLVEKNIVEYYYIESKKELTKNYKKYDKFNLNEEQERAYNDIIANPSSDFLLYGVTGSGKTEIFLQVVEKVIKDGKEAIILVPEISLTPQTIERFKGRFDEKIAIIHSRLTPKERFNQWRMINNGEVKIAIGARSAIFAPFKNLGVIIIDEEHDQSYISSKDPKYHTDEIARFRSSYNNCNLILATATPSIKTMNKVSEGTYKLIHLKNRVNKKPPTIEIVDLKEELKKSNYSIISMRLREEIEKNLKNREQTILFLNKIGHDSFTFCRSCGYVVKCEACDVAMTYHKRVDKLVCHYCGRTANQPKVCPVCHSKKIKEFGAGTEKLEEEVRELFPQARVLRMDSMVANQKNSYDKMYTAMKNNQIDILLGTQMIAKGLDFKNVTLVGIISADLSLNVGDFKAQENTFQLLTQVAGRAGRDKKDGRVIIQTYRPDNFVIQAVRNNDYESFYKNEIIEREAFSYPPFKNIITVKIINISRTMCANISKEFVECLKKKLFSKESIEVIGPNPCKISRINNKHRYNIIIKAFDGDLKITIDTINQLRNTFIKKYKDTSFIPALNPSIIN, from the coding sequence ATAATCGATAGTAAGAGTAGATTTTTAAATAGACCCTTTACCTATCGTATTCCAGAAAAATTTAATAAAAAAATTGACATAGCAATGAGAGTTTTAGTTCCCTTTGGTAAGGGAAATAAAACTAGCGTTGCTTTTGTTTATGAAATTTTAGAAGATGTAAATCTAGATTTTGAGACTAAAGATATATTAGAAATTATTGACCAAAAACCTCTTATATCAAAAGAGCTTATTGATTTGGCTTTCTTTATGTCCCAAAAATATATGTCACCCATACAAGCTTCTTTAAGTCAGGTGATGCCACCAACTGAAATAAAGAATATTATGACCTTTTATCAATCAAATGGTGAGGATATTGGTGAATTTACAGAATTTTTAAAAAAACCAAGAACTATGGAAGATATAATAGAGGAATTTGGAGATGCAAAAGATGATATTATATCTTTACTTGATGATGAGAAGATTCTAGTTTCTTATGATATTAAAAAAACTCAAAAGATATCATATGATCAGTATGCTAAGCTAGTAGACAATTCAAATGCAAAAGTCAGTGGTAATGCAATTAAGCAAAAAGAAATAGTAAAATATTTGAAAGAAAATGGACCATCCAGCGTTAAAGAAATATTAATGCAAACTAAGTCTAGTAAATCTAGTATAAATTCATTAGTAGAAAAAAATATTGTCGAATATTATTATATAGAGTCAAAAAAAGAACTTACTAAAAATTATAAAAAATATGATAAATTCAATCTAAATGAAGAACAAGAAAGAGCTTATAACGATATAATTGCTAACCCATCGTCTGACTTTTTGTTGTATGGGGTTACAGGATCTGGTAAGACAGAAATTTTTCTACAAGTTGTAGAGAAAGTGATAAAAGATGGAAAGGAAGCTATTATTTTGGTTCCAGAAATATCGCTTACTCCCCAAACTATTGAAAGATTTAAAGGTAGATTTGATGAAAAAATTGCGATTATACACTCTAGATTAACCCCTAAGGAAAGATTTAACCAATGGAGAATGATTAATAATGGAGAGGTTAAAATAGCAATTGGGGCAAGATCTGCAATATTTGCGCCTTTTAAAAATCTAGGTGTAATAATAATCGATGAAGAACATGATCAATCCTACATATCATCTAAAGACCCCAAATATCACACAGATGAGATAGCAAGGTTTAGGTCTTCATACAATAACTGTAATCTTATATTAGCAACGGCAACACCGTCCATAAAAACAATGAATAAGGTGAGCGAAGGCACATACAAGCTTATACACCTAAAAAACAGAGTTAACAAGAAGCCACCGACAATAGAAATAGTAGATTTAAAAGAAGAATTAAAAAAGTCAAATTACTCAATTATTAGCATGAGGCTTAGAGAAGAGATTGAGAAAAACTTAAAAAACAGAGAACAAACCATCTTATTCTTAAATAAAATAGGACACGATTCTTTTACGTTTTGTAGATCATGTGGTTATGTTGTAAAATGTGAAGCCTGTGATGTGGCTATGACTTATCATAAAAGGGTTGATAAGTTAGTTTGTCACTATTGCGGACGAACTGCAAATCAACCTAAGGTTTGTCCTGTGTGTCATTCCAAAAAGATTAAAGAATTTGGTGCAGGAACAGAAAAGCTAGAGGAGGAAGTAAGAGAGTTATTTCCACAAGCAAGAGTTCTTAGGATGGATAGTATGGTTGCAAATCAGAAGAATTCTTATGATAAGATGTATACAGCTATGAAAAATAATCAGATTGATATACTGCTTGGAACTCAGATGATAGCAAAAGGGTTGGACTTTAAAAATGTTACGTTAGTTGGCATAATATCTGCAGACTTGTCTTTAAATGTTGGGGATTTTAAGGCTCAAGAAAATACCTTTCAACTATTAACTCAGGTTGCTGGAAGGGCAGGTAGAGACAAAAAGGACGGAAGAGTCATAATTCAAACATACAGGCCAGATAACTTTGTAATACAAGCAGTAAGAAATAATGATTATGAAAGTTTTTATAAAAATGAGATTATTGAAAGAGAAGCTTTTTCATATCCACCTTTCAAAAATATAATTACCGTAAAAATAATAAACATTTCTAGAACTATGTGTGCTAATATTTCTAAAGAATTTGTTGAATGCTTAAAAAAGAAATTATTTTCTAAGGAATCTATTGAAGTAATAGGACCTAACCCTTGTAAAATT